Below is a window of Enterobacter kobei DNA.
AAACCCCGGGAATATATATATTAAGAAATCTTAAGCTAACGCTTATTGATAATTTTTGTCATTTAGCAATTTGGCGCTAACACCCGCTTTACCGCGAAAACTTGAGGACTTTTTCACCGTTTTATGACCGTCGTCACGCGAGCGAAACGTTTCTCTGGTCCATTTCAGAATGTTGCTATGTATCACAAAAATATAATGCGATACCGGGCATAGTTAATTCAGACAAGAGAAGTGGCGGGGATAACAATCATAGCAATCGCTTAAAATATCTTCACAACACCGATTTGTTTTCGTAGAATAGCCATAATAAATACAGAGGTTGTTATGATTGAACATGAACTGGGGAACTGGAAAGACTTTATCGAAGGCATGCTTCGTAAATAATTTCCGGAAAAAGTAGTCGAGTAAGAAGCACTTAAATAGACATAAATTGTGAAAGATATCACAAAGTAAAAGGCGACCTGAACGGGTCGCCTTTTTGTTTGTTCAGTCTTTCTGACCTTCTTTCAGCGGGAAGCGCCGACGCACCAGCACGAAGAACAGCGGCACGAAGAAGATCGCCAGTACGGTAGCAGAGATCATGCCGCCCATCACCCCGGTGCCCACCGCATGCTGGCTGCCGGAGCCTGCGCCGGTGCTGGTCGCCATGGGAAGCACCCCGAAGATAAACGCCAGCGAGGTCATCAGGATCGGACGCAGGCGCTGGCGACAGGCATAAAGCGTGGCGGAGAGCAGATCCTGGCCTTTGGCGTTCATCTCGTTGGCAAATTCCACGATCAGAATGGCGTTCTTCGCCGACAGGCCAATGACCGTCAACAGCCCCACCTGGAAGTAGACGTCATTTTCCAGGCCGCGCATCCAGGTGGCGAGCAGCGCGCCGATCACGCCCAGCGGCACAACCAGCATCACTGAGAATGGCACCGACCAGCTTTCGTACAGCGCGGCCAGGCAGAGGAACACCACCAGCAGGGAAATGGCATACAGCGCAGGGGCCTGCGCGCCGGAAAGCCGTTCCTGATACGACATCGCCGTCCACTCAAGACCAAAGCCGCCCGGTAACTGTTTCACCAGATTTTCCATGATGTCCATCGCGGTGCCGGTACTGACTCCAGGCGCTGCCTCGCCGACGATTTCTACCGCCGAGTAGCCGTTATAGCGTTCGAGCCGCGGCGAACCCGTCTCCCAGCGCGAGCTGGCAAACGCCGAGAAGGGCACCATGCTGCCGTTTTTATTGCGCA
It encodes the following:
- the ypfM gene encoding protein YpfM yields the protein MIEHELGNWKDFIEGMLRK